A window of the Cucurbita pepo subsp. pepo cultivar mu-cu-16 chromosome LG01, ASM280686v2, whole genome shotgun sequence genome harbors these coding sequences:
- the LOC111791596 gene encoding 3-oxo-5-alpha-steroid 4-dehydrogenase 1-like: MGILSAFLFPPPPSTFVNVMTVVSSTAMGMAGISEIKGKHLQYSKFWNANSAPKAPSEEPKLSSKYGMLLAYTPAFLAGAASFWFFPSDNERILVLKAALTLHFFKRIFEVLFIHKYSSKMVFDTAIKISFSYCSSTVIMIYTQHLSQGLPEPPIDLKNIGIALFLIGIIGNFYHHFLLSKTRKPGETGYKIPKGGLFSLVICPHYLFEIIEFFGFAFISQELYPLCFSTGTAIYLAGRSYATRKWYVSKFENFPSHVKALLPFVF; encoded by the exons ATGGGTATTTTGTCGGCGTTTCTTTTCCCTCCGCCTCCTTCCACGTTCGTAAACGTTATGACGGTGGTGAGCTCGACGGCGATGGGGATGGCTGGGATTTCCGAGATTAAAGGTAAGCATTTGCAGTATTCCAAGTTCTGGAATGCGAATAGTGCTCCGAAAGCTCCATCGGAGGAACCTAAGCTTTCGTCCAAATATGGAATGCTCTTGGCTTATACGCCGGCATTTCTCGCCGGTGCGGCGTCGTTTTGGTTCTTTCCAAGCGACAATGAGAGGATTCTTGTGCTTAAAGCTGCTCTCACTCTCCATTTCTTCAAGAGGATCTTCGAG GTTCTATTCATTCACAAGTACAGCAGTAAAATGGTATTCGATACAGCAATCAAAATCTCGTTCAGCTACTGCTCGTCCACGGTGATCATGATATACACACAGCACCTATCACAAGGACTTCCAGAGCCGCCCATTGATCTGAAAAACATTGGGATTGCTTTGTTTCTGATAGGCATTATCGGGAACTTCTACCACCATTTTCTCTTGTCCAAAACCAGAAAACCGGGAGAAACAGGGTACAAAATCCCCAAGGGAGGCCTCTTCAGCCTTGTCATCTGCCCTCACTATCTGTTTGAAATCATTGAGTTTTTTGGATTTGCTTTCATCTCTCAGGAACTCTATCCCCTGTGCTTCAGCACCGGCACCGCCATTTATTTGGCTGGAAGGAGCTATGCCACAAGGAAATGGTACGTctccaaatttgaaaacttCCCCAGCCATGTCAAAGCCCTGCTCCCTTTTGTGTTTTAG
- the LOC111810041 gene encoding 3-oxo-5-alpha-steroid 4-dehydrogenase 1-like: MPTFLFSPFSSTFLLALSSLTMLSILVLATSEFLGRHLQYSKFWSPKTSSNKIHLPSRSAMLLCYVPAFAVASISLFLLLLPRYNNSSTRIFLINSLLLIHFFKRIFEVLFVHKYSNKMGLSDAIRVSITYVLLTASTISSQMVSHNLEEPQIDLRAAGLAMYWIGITGNLYHHVLLAKLRKEGDREYRIPRGGMFEVIVCPHYLFEMVEFLGIAFVSQTLFPMVFAFGSALFLIGRSYATRNWYVSKFEDFPRHVKAILPFVF; the protein is encoded by the exons ATGCCGACATTCCTCTTTTCCCCATTTTCTTCTACCTTCCTCCTCGCTCTTTCTTCCCTCACCATGCTTTCCATTTTGGTCCTCGCTACGTCGGAATTTCTCGGCCGCCACTTGCAGTATTCCAAATTCTGGAGCCCTAAAACCTCCTCCAAcaaaatccacctcccttcccGATCCGCTATGCTCCTCTGTTACGTCCCTGCTTTCGCCGTCGCCTCCATctccctcttcctcctcctcctcccgcGCTACAATAACTCCTCCACGAGGATTTTCCTAATCAACTCCCTTCTCCTCATCCATTTCTTCAAACGAATCTTCGAG GTTTTGTTCGTTCATAAATACAGCAACAAAATGGGCCTGAGCGACGCGATTAGAGTCTCGATTACCTATGTTCTCCTTACCGCTAGCACAATCTCCTCTCAGATGGTTTCGCATAATCTGGAGGAGCCGCAGATCGATCTGAGGGCGGCTGGATTGGCGATGTACTGGATTGGAATCACTGGAAATCTGTATCACCACGTTCTACTAGCGAAATTGAGGAAAGAAGGCGATAGAGAGTACAGGATTCCAAGGGGAGGGATGTTTGAAGTGATCGTGTGCCCTCACTACCTGTTTGAGATGGTAGAGTTCTTGGGAATCGCTTTCGTTTCGCAGACGCTGTTCCCAATGGTGTTCGCCTTCGGATCCGCCCTGTTCTTGATTGGCCGAAGCTACGCCACCAGGAATTGGTACGTttctaaatttgaagattttccTCGCCATGTTAAAGCTATTCTGCCTTTCGTTTTTTGA
- the LOC111809442 gene encoding inactive protein RESTRICTED TEV MOVEMENT 2-like, with protein MATTRPRTAGLGVYRRQSQRVYNEPFTPKVEERDENEAHILLLELPDFNQQHVKVKVEKEAGTVVVTGGRNVGNNRLLILNKTYPIPRNSVIDRISHTLQDGVLTITMPKQTAEPATPPAAAAPPTPTPLPKEPEQSTPEKGKEETPSAKSALPEMNGEIKEPEAAALPKDDSSSSNDKGKSAELQKQASAKANEETPTPTPAAAAAERGQVQGDSGKAETTLDRKISSPYQKKPTEKKEIENQNLEKGRESKTEEADKNVGTAKIDAVTPSPRTTRVGKLAGGSTVRRMQLLTTVSLWAAVVIAVAAYFA; from the exons ATGGCAACCACAAGGCCAAGAACCGCCGGACTCGGCGTCTACCGCCGTCAATCCCAGCGGGTTTACAACGAGCCCTTCACTCCCAAAGttgaagaaagagatgaaaacGAAGCTCATATTCTACTGCTCGAACTTCCTG ATTTCAACCAGCAGCATGTTAAGGTTAAGGTTGAAAAAGAGGCAGGGACGGTGGTGGTGACCGGAGGTCGGAATGTGGGAAATAATAGATTGCTTATATTGAATAAAACTTACCCAATTCCACGAAATTCCGTAATCGATCGAATTTCTCATACATTACAAGATGGAGTTCTCACCATTACAATGCCCAAACAAACTGCCGAGCCGGCCACACcaccggcggcggcggcgccACCAACTCCTACTCCGCTGCCCAAAGAGCCAGAGCAATCAACCCCCGAGAAGGGGAAAGAAGAAACTCCGTCGGCAAAATCAGCTCTGCCGGAGATGAATGGTGAAATTAAGGAACCAGAGGCGGCGGCTCTTCCGAAAGACGATTCAAGTTCATCGAATGATAAGGGAAAATCTGCAGAACTCCAAAAGCAGGCCTCAGCGAAGGCTAATGAAGAAACTCCGACGCCGAcgccggcggcggcggcggctgaAAGGGGTCAGGTACAAGGGGATTCCGGCAAGGCGGAAACGACGCTGGATCGGAAAATTAGCAGCCCGTATCAGAAGAAGCCAacggagaagaaagaaattgaaaatcaaaatctgGAAAAGGGGAGGGAATCTAAAACAGAGGAGGCAGATAAGAATGTGGGAACAGCCAAGATCGACGCCGTAACTCCATCTCCGAGAACGACCAGAGTAGGGAAACTTGCCGGCGGCTCCACTGTCCGAAGGATGCAGTTACTGACGACGGTGAGTCTCTGGGCGGCGGTTGTGATAGCGGTGGCGGCATATTTCGCATAG
- the LOC111808264 gene encoding probable pectinesterase/pectinesterase inhibitor 25 isoform X2 — protein sequence MNSIPFIFLLFLSLGLAGASDSPPPSAFLCKSTLYPKLCRSILSSIRFSPSDPYGYGKFSVKKCIKQAIKMSSVIGEYLNRGGDSRLNRQEFGALEDCRELSDSNVEFLQSIDGVLEAAEGVDEELVERIESILSAIVTNGQTCIDGLVESRSSLGNALTAPLLSAGKLYSVSLGLVKNSLSRRWKKRKQKGDGEGGNFPAAAQSREPLNTLIKSLNEQGLHTMGSCNQSTKCSGRKRLLTDLGTTGILINNTVVVSSTGADNFTSIGDAISFAPNNSMPQDGYFVIYVRQGYYDEYVIVPKYKTNIMLIGDGINRTVITGNHNVVDGWTTYNSSTFTVYGDGFVAIDMTFRNTAGAEKHQAVAVRNSADLSTFYRCSFEGYQDTLYVHSMRQFYRECDVYGTVDFIFGNAAAVFQQCNLYARKPLPNQKNAFTAQGRTDPNQSTGISIHNCTIKAAPEWVMDSNATTTTTMNYLGRPWKPFSRTVYMQSYIGDLISPVGWLEWNGTVGLDTLYYGEFENYGAGANTRSRVNWGGHSLMNITEAMNFTVYNFTMGDTWLPYTDIPFSGGRL from the exons ATGAACTCAATTcccttcattttccttctcttcctctctctcggCCTTGCCGGAGCTTCCGATTCTCCTCCGCCGTCCGCCTTCCTCTGTAAATCCACTCTCTATCCTAAGCTTTGCCGCTCCATTCTCTCCTCCATCCGATTCTCCCCCTCCGATCCATACGGCTACGGAAAATTCTCCGTCAAGAAGTGTATCAAACAGGCGATCAAAATGTCGAGCGTTATCGGCGAGTATCTCAACCGAGGAGGCGATTCGAGGCTGAATCGGCAGGAGTTTGGCGCTCTGGAAGACTGCAGAGAGCTTTCCGATTCGAATGTGGAGTTTCTCCAGTCGATTGATGGCGTATTGGAGGCAGCGGAGGGCGTCGATGAGGAACTGGTGGAGCGTATTGAGAGTATTTTGAGCGCGATCGTGACGAACGGCCAGACTTGTATCGACGGATTGGTGGAGTCGAGGAGTAGTTTGGGGAATGCGCTAACGGCACCGCTGTTGAGCGCGGGGAAGCTGTACAGTGTATCGTTAGGACTGGTTAAGAACTCGCTGTCGCGGCGGTGGAAGAAGCGGAAGCAGAAGGGAGACGGCGAGGGAGGGAATTTCCCGGCGGCTGCGCAGAGCAGAGAGCCATTGAACACGCTGATCAAG AGTTTGAATGAACAGGGACTACATACGATGGGTTCGTGCAACCAATCCACGAAGTGTTCGGGAAGGAAGCGCTTGTTGACTGATTTGGGCACCACAGGAATTTTGATCAACAACACTGTGGTTGTTAGCTCAACAGGTGCTGACAActtcacatcaattggagatgCAATTTCATTTGCTCCCAACAATTCAATGCCTCAAGATGGCTACTTTGTTATCTATGTTAGACAAGGATACTACGACGAATACGTTATCGTCCCCAAGTACAAAACCAACATAATGCTCATCGGAGATGGCATTAATCGAACCGTCATCACGGGGAACCATAACGTCGTCGATGGTTGGACGACTTACAATTCCTCTACCTTTA CTGTTTATGGGGATGGATTTGTTGCAATAGACATGACATTCAGGAACACAGCAGGAGCAGAGAAGCACCAAGCAGTGGCAGTGAGGAACAGTGCAGATCTCTCAACATTCTACCGCTGTAGTTTTGAGGGATATCAAGACACTCTTTATGTACATTCCATGAGGCAATTCTACAGGGAATGCGACGTTTATGGCACCGTCGACTTCATTTTTGGCAACGCTGCTGCAGTTTTCCAGCAATGCAATCTATACGCTAGAAAGCCACTCCCCAACCAAAAGAACGCCTTCACAGCGCAGGGCCGAACCGATCCGAACCAAAGCACGGGCATCTCGATCCACAACTGCACCATCAAGGCTGCCCCAGAGTGGGTGATGGATTCGAATGCGACGACAACAACGACGATGAACTATCTCGGGCGGCCATGGAAGCCGTTCTCAAGGACGGTGTATATGCAGTCTTACATTGGGGATTTGATCAGCCCAGTGGGGTGGCTGGAGTGGAATGGAACGGTGGGATTGGACACATTGTATTATGGGGAGTTTGAGAATTATGGAGCAGGAGCTAACACGAGGTCGAGGGTCAATTGGGGTGGCCACAGCTTGATGAATATCACAGAGGCTATGAATTTTACTGTCTATAACTTCACCATGGGAGATACTTGGCTGCCCTATACAGATATCCCCTTTTCTGGAG GGCGATTGTGA
- the LOC111808264 gene encoding probable pectinesterase/pectinesterase inhibitor 25 isoform X3, with translation MNSIPFIFLLFLSLGLAGASDSPPPSAFLCKSTLYPKLCRSILSSIRFSPSDPYGYGKFSVKKCIKQAIKMSSVIGEYLNRGGDSRLNRQEFGALEDCRELSDSNVEFLQSIDGVLEAAEGVDEELVERIESILSAIVTNGQTCIDGLVESRSSLGNALTAPLLSAGKLYSVSLGLVKNSLSRRWKKRKQKGDGEGGNFPAAAQSREPLNTLIKGLHTMGSCNQSTKCSGRKRLLTDLGTTGILINNTVVVSSTGADNFTSIGDAISFAPNNSMPQDGYFVIYVRQGYYDEYVIVPKYKTNIMLIGDGINRTVITGNHNVVDGWTTYNSSTFTVYGDGFVAIDMTFRNTAGAEKHQAVAVRNSADLSTFYRCSFEGYQDTLYVHSMRQFYRECDVYGTVDFIFGNAAAVFQQCNLYARKPLPNQKNAFTAQGRTDPNQSTGISIHNCTIKAAPEWVMDSNATTTTTMNYLGRPWKPFSRTVYMQSYIGDLISPVGWLEWNGTVGLDTLYYGEFENYGAGANTRSRVNWGGHSLMNITEAMNFTVYNFTMGDTWLPYTDIPFSGGLL, from the exons ATGAACTCAATTcccttcattttccttctcttcctctctctcggCCTTGCCGGAGCTTCCGATTCTCCTCCGCCGTCCGCCTTCCTCTGTAAATCCACTCTCTATCCTAAGCTTTGCCGCTCCATTCTCTCCTCCATCCGATTCTCCCCCTCCGATCCATACGGCTACGGAAAATTCTCCGTCAAGAAGTGTATCAAACAGGCGATCAAAATGTCGAGCGTTATCGGCGAGTATCTCAACCGAGGAGGCGATTCGAGGCTGAATCGGCAGGAGTTTGGCGCTCTGGAAGACTGCAGAGAGCTTTCCGATTCGAATGTGGAGTTTCTCCAGTCGATTGATGGCGTATTGGAGGCAGCGGAGGGCGTCGATGAGGAACTGGTGGAGCGTATTGAGAGTATTTTGAGCGCGATCGTGACGAACGGCCAGACTTGTATCGACGGATTGGTGGAGTCGAGGAGTAGTTTGGGGAATGCGCTAACGGCACCGCTGTTGAGCGCGGGGAAGCTGTACAGTGTATCGTTAGGACTGGTTAAGAACTCGCTGTCGCGGCGGTGGAAGAAGCGGAAGCAGAAGGGAGACGGCGAGGGAGGGAATTTCCCGGCGGCTGCGCAGAGCAGAGAGCCATTGAACACGCTGATCAAG GGACTACATACGATGGGTTCGTGCAACCAATCCACGAAGTGTTCGGGAAGGAAGCGCTTGTTGACTGATTTGGGCACCACAGGAATTTTGATCAACAACACTGTGGTTGTTAGCTCAACAGGTGCTGACAActtcacatcaattggagatgCAATTTCATTTGCTCCCAACAATTCAATGCCTCAAGATGGCTACTTTGTTATCTATGTTAGACAAGGATACTACGACGAATACGTTATCGTCCCCAAGTACAAAACCAACATAATGCTCATCGGAGATGGCATTAATCGAACCGTCATCACGGGGAACCATAACGTCGTCGATGGTTGGACGACTTACAATTCCTCTACCTTTA CTGTTTATGGGGATGGATTTGTTGCAATAGACATGACATTCAGGAACACAGCAGGAGCAGAGAAGCACCAAGCAGTGGCAGTGAGGAACAGTGCAGATCTCTCAACATTCTACCGCTGTAGTTTTGAGGGATATCAAGACACTCTTTATGTACATTCCATGAGGCAATTCTACAGGGAATGCGACGTTTATGGCACCGTCGACTTCATTTTTGGCAACGCTGCTGCAGTTTTCCAGCAATGCAATCTATACGCTAGAAAGCCACTCCCCAACCAAAAGAACGCCTTCACAGCGCAGGGCCGAACCGATCCGAACCAAAGCACGGGCATCTCGATCCACAACTGCACCATCAAGGCTGCCCCAGAGTGGGTGATGGATTCGAATGCGACGACAACAACGACGATGAACTATCTCGGGCGGCCATGGAAGCCGTTCTCAAGGACGGTGTATATGCAGTCTTACATTGGGGATTTGATCAGCCCAGTGGGGTGGCTGGAGTGGAATGGAACGGTGGGATTGGACACATTGTATTATGGGGAGTTTGAGAATTATGGAGCAGGAGCTAACACGAGGTCGAGGGTCAATTGGGGTGGCCACAGCTTGATGAATATCACAGAGGCTATGAATTTTACTGTCTATAACTTCACCATGGGAGATACTTGGCTGCCCTATACAGATATCCCCTTTTCTGGAGGTTTGCTATGA
- the LOC111808264 gene encoding probable pectinesterase/pectinesterase inhibitor 25 isoform X1 produces MNSIPFIFLLFLSLGLAGASDSPPPSAFLCKSTLYPKLCRSILSSIRFSPSDPYGYGKFSVKKCIKQAIKMSSVIGEYLNRGGDSRLNRQEFGALEDCRELSDSNVEFLQSIDGVLEAAEGVDEELVERIESILSAIVTNGQTCIDGLVESRSSLGNALTAPLLSAGKLYSVSLGLVKNSLSRRWKKRKQKGDGEGGNFPAAAQSREPLNTLIKSLNEQGLHTMGSCNQSTKCSGRKRLLTDLGTTGILINNTVVVSSTGADNFTSIGDAISFAPNNSMPQDGYFVIYVRQGYYDEYVIVPKYKTNIMLIGDGINRTVITGNHNVVDGWTTYNSSTFTVYGDGFVAIDMTFRNTAGAEKHQAVAVRNSADLSTFYRCSFEGYQDTLYVHSMRQFYRECDVYGTVDFIFGNAAAVFQQCNLYARKPLPNQKNAFTAQGRTDPNQSTGISIHNCTIKAAPEWVMDSNATTTTTMNYLGRPWKPFSRTVYMQSYIGDLISPVGWLEWNGTVGLDTLYYGEFENYGAGANTRSRVNWGGHSLMNITEAMNFTVYNFTMGDTWLPYTDIPFSGGLL; encoded by the exons ATGAACTCAATTcccttcattttccttctcttcctctctctcggCCTTGCCGGAGCTTCCGATTCTCCTCCGCCGTCCGCCTTCCTCTGTAAATCCACTCTCTATCCTAAGCTTTGCCGCTCCATTCTCTCCTCCATCCGATTCTCCCCCTCCGATCCATACGGCTACGGAAAATTCTCCGTCAAGAAGTGTATCAAACAGGCGATCAAAATGTCGAGCGTTATCGGCGAGTATCTCAACCGAGGAGGCGATTCGAGGCTGAATCGGCAGGAGTTTGGCGCTCTGGAAGACTGCAGAGAGCTTTCCGATTCGAATGTGGAGTTTCTCCAGTCGATTGATGGCGTATTGGAGGCAGCGGAGGGCGTCGATGAGGAACTGGTGGAGCGTATTGAGAGTATTTTGAGCGCGATCGTGACGAACGGCCAGACTTGTATCGACGGATTGGTGGAGTCGAGGAGTAGTTTGGGGAATGCGCTAACGGCACCGCTGTTGAGCGCGGGGAAGCTGTACAGTGTATCGTTAGGACTGGTTAAGAACTCGCTGTCGCGGCGGTGGAAGAAGCGGAAGCAGAAGGGAGACGGCGAGGGAGGGAATTTCCCGGCGGCTGCGCAGAGCAGAGAGCCATTGAACACGCTGATCAAG AGTTTGAATGAACAGGGACTACATACGATGGGTTCGTGCAACCAATCCACGAAGTGTTCGGGAAGGAAGCGCTTGTTGACTGATTTGGGCACCACAGGAATTTTGATCAACAACACTGTGGTTGTTAGCTCAACAGGTGCTGACAActtcacatcaattggagatgCAATTTCATTTGCTCCCAACAATTCAATGCCTCAAGATGGCTACTTTGTTATCTATGTTAGACAAGGATACTACGACGAATACGTTATCGTCCCCAAGTACAAAACCAACATAATGCTCATCGGAGATGGCATTAATCGAACCGTCATCACGGGGAACCATAACGTCGTCGATGGTTGGACGACTTACAATTCCTCTACCTTTA CTGTTTATGGGGATGGATTTGTTGCAATAGACATGACATTCAGGAACACAGCAGGAGCAGAGAAGCACCAAGCAGTGGCAGTGAGGAACAGTGCAGATCTCTCAACATTCTACCGCTGTAGTTTTGAGGGATATCAAGACACTCTTTATGTACATTCCATGAGGCAATTCTACAGGGAATGCGACGTTTATGGCACCGTCGACTTCATTTTTGGCAACGCTGCTGCAGTTTTCCAGCAATGCAATCTATACGCTAGAAAGCCACTCCCCAACCAAAAGAACGCCTTCACAGCGCAGGGCCGAACCGATCCGAACCAAAGCACGGGCATCTCGATCCACAACTGCACCATCAAGGCTGCCCCAGAGTGGGTGATGGATTCGAATGCGACGACAACAACGACGATGAACTATCTCGGGCGGCCATGGAAGCCGTTCTCAAGGACGGTGTATATGCAGTCTTACATTGGGGATTTGATCAGCCCAGTGGGGTGGCTGGAGTGGAATGGAACGGTGGGATTGGACACATTGTATTATGGGGAGTTTGAGAATTATGGAGCAGGAGCTAACACGAGGTCGAGGGTCAATTGGGGTGGCCACAGCTTGATGAATATCACAGAGGCTATGAATTTTACTGTCTATAACTTCACCATGGGAGATACTTGGCTGCCCTATACAGATATCCCCTTTTCTGGAGGTTTGCTATGA
- the LOC111808291 gene encoding ethylene-responsive transcription factor WRI1-like, whose translation MRIISPPVSSSSSSSSSSSSSSSSSSSSCVGSDSGIHNNNLAAPHRPQSEKTTAKRRRRNQDETKCQIHNHNANGSNNASPARRSSIYRGVTRHRWTGRFEAHLWDKSSWNNIQNKKGRQVYLGAYDNEEAAARTYDLAALKYWGPGTTLNFPVESYTNEMEEMRKVSKEEYLASLRRQSSGFSRGVSKYRGVARHHHNGRWEARIGRVFGSKYLYLGTYNTQEEAAAAYDMAAIEYRGANAVTNFDISNYIGRLQNKSSPDDPNCSPASSQGEVVQQQHDVHQQQQQQQQQIAFSGPPDLQFSIENNPTMVVMDEPPTQDDHDLHWSFLDTGLFVHVPDLPLEKSSELADLYFDEIRFEDDIGLMFEASLENNKNCEGNNNNDDDNVGKKEVNNCNEKIRLFAATTTTSPSSSSITTSVSCEFRV comes from the exons ATGAGAATAATCTCTCCGCctgtctcttcttcttcttcttcttcttcttcttcttcttcttcttcttcttcttcctcctcctcctgcGTCGGCTCTGATTCCGGCATTCATAACAACAATCTCGCCGCTCCTCACCGGCCGCAATCTGAGAAAACCACAGCCAAACGACGGAGGAGGAATCAAGATGAAACGAAATGCCAGATTCATAATCATAACGCTAATGGATCCAACAACGCCTCTCCCGCTCGGCGGAGCTCCATTTACAGAGGAGTTACTAg GCACCGATGGACCGGCCGGTTCGAAGCTCATCTCTGGGACAAAAGTTCATGGAATAACATTCAGAACAAAAAGGGAAGGCAAG TTTATTTGG GAGCCTACGACAACGAGGAAGCTGCGGCTCGAACTTATGACCTTGCTGCCCTCAAATACTGGGGCCCTGGGACCACTCTCAATTTCCCG GTAGAGTCGTACACgaatgaaatggaagaaatgcGGAAAGTTTCCAAGGAGGAATATTTGGCGTCGTTACGGCGGCAGAGCAGTGGTTTTTCCAGAGGCGTTTCCAAGTACCGCGGCGTTGCCCGGCACCACCACAACGGCCGGTGGGAGGCTCGGATTGGCCGTGTTTTTGGAAGCAAATATCTTTACTTGGGAACTTACA aTACACAAGAAGAAGCAGCTGCAGCATATGACATGGCTGCCATTGAGTACAGAGGAGCCAATGCAGTCACCAACTTCGACATTAGCAATTACATTGGGAGGTTACAGAATAAATCATCACCAGATGACCCCAATTGCTCCCCTGCTTCTTCTCAGGGCGAAGTAGTACAACAACAACACGACGTgcatcagcagcagcagcaacaacaacaacaaattgCATTCTCGGGCCCGCCCGACCTCCAGTTTTCGATTGAGAATAACCCCACTATGGTTGTTATGGATGAACCACCAACACAAGACGATCATGATCTCCATTGGTCTTTCTTAGACACGGGATTATTCGTGCATGTCCCTGACCTCCCACTTGAGAAATCGAGTGAGTTAGCTGACTTATACTTCGACGAGATCAGGTTTGAAGATGATATTGGGTTGATGTTCGAAGCAAGCTTAGAGAACAATAAGAACTGTGAAGGTAATAACAACAACGATGATGATAATGTTGGGAAGAAGGAGGTCAACAACTGTAATGAGAAAATCAGATTGTTCGCAGCTACTACGACAACTTCACCGTCTTCTTCGTCGATAACCACCTCGGTTTCGTGTgaatttagggtttga
- the LOC111808281 gene encoding protein RBL-like, with amino-acid sequence MNAPIIDPLQGDFPEVIEEFLEHGVMKCIAFNRRGTLLAAGCSDGNCVIWDFETRGIAKELKDKDCVSAITSVCWSKYDHQILVSAADRSLTLWNVLKGEKVNRITLQQTPLQARLHPGSSNPSLCLACPLSSAPMIVDLKTGSTTLLPVCISDADTASSRGKVSDGTPPFTPTAACFNKYGDLVYVGNSKGEILVIDYERVQIEAMVPISGGAVVKNIVFSRNGQYLLTNSNDRTIRIYESLLPNKDGLKVIHEITKEFDGLDGAEKLKAVGTKCLTLFREFQDSITRMHWKAPCFSGDGEWVVGGSASKGEHKIYIWDRAGYLVKILEGPKEALIDLGWHPVHPIVVSVSLTGLIYIWAKDYTENWSAFAPDFKELEENEEYVEREDEFDLNPETEKMKEPDVNEDEEVDIVNVEKDSAFSDSDASQDELCFLPAIPCPDIIEQQDKCIEISSKMIENNNSGSPPSEEAGVNGRTTNHASSPLEVLDNPDDAGGARVKRKRKPSEKGLELQAEKGKKPSKPSGRLSKFKTKSMVHQDNSNGTYVDDNSDE; translated from the exons ATGAATGCCCCAATAATTG ATCCGCTTCAAGGAGATTTCCCGGAGGTTATAGAAGAGTTTCTCGAACATGGCGTGATGAAATGCATCGCCTTTAATCGTCGCGGTACTCTTCTAGCAG CTGGATGCTCTGATGGAAACTGTGTTATCTGGGATTTTGAGACCAGAGGCATCGCTAAGGAGCTTAAAGATAAAGATTGTGTTTCTGCAATTACGAGTGTCTGTTGGTCAAAATATGACCATCAAATTCTTGTATCTGCTGCCGATAGGTCGTTAACACTGTGGAACGTTCTCAAGGGGGAGAAGGTAAACCGCATAACTCTGCAACAGACCCCTTTACAAGCTCGTCTGCATCCTGGATCTTCTAATCCATCTCTCTGCTTGGCATGCCCTCTCTCATCTGCTCCTATGATTGTCGACTTAAAGACGGGAAGCACAACTCTACTTCCAGTTTGTATTTCTGATGCAGATACAGCTTCTTCTCGTGGCAAAGTATCTGATGGAACTCCGCCTTTTACCCCGACAGCGGCTTGCTTTAACAAGTATGGCGACCTAGTTTATGTAGGAAATTCAAAAGGTGAAATACTTGTGATAGATTACGAAAGAGTTCAGATAGAGGCCATGGTTCCAATTTCTGGAGGTGCTGTTGTGAAGAACATAGTATTTAGTAGAAATGGTCAATATCTTCTCACTAATTCTAACGACAGAACGATTAGAATCTATGAAAGTCTCCTACCCAACAAAGATGGATTGAAAGTCATTCACGAAATTACGAAAGAGTTCGATGGGCTTGACGGTGCTGAGAAACTGAAGGCTGTTGGAACAAAGTGTTTAACTCTTTTCCGGGAGTTTCAAGATTCTATCACTAGAATGCACTGGAAAGCACCTTGTTTTAGTGGTGATGGTGAGTGGGTTGTTGGTGGTTCTGCAAGCAAAGGCGAACACAAGATTTACATTTGGGATCGAGCAGGTTATCTCGTAAAAATCCTCGAAGGGCCAAAGGAAGCATTGATTGATTTAGGCTGGCATCCCGTTCATCCCATTGTCGTCTCTGTTTCACTTACTGGCTTGATTTATATTTGGGCTAAAGATTATACTGAGAATTGGAGTGCTTTTGCTCCTGATTTTAAAGAGCTCGAGGAAAACGAAGAATACGTGGAAAGAGAagatgaatttgatttgaatccCGAGACCGAAAAG ATGAAAGAACCCGATGttaatgaagatgaagaagtcGATATCGTAAACGTGGAGAAGGATTCAGCTTTCAGTGACTCAGATGCTTCACAGGATGAACTATGCTTCTTGCCAGCTATACCATGTCCCGACATTATCGAGCAGCAGGATAAGTGCATCGAGATTTCTTCAAAAATGATCGAAAATAACAATTCCGGATCCCCACCTTCAGAGGAGGCTGGTGTAAATGGCCGTACGACCAATCATGCATCAAGTCCACTGGAAG TGTTAGATAACCCAGACGATGCAGGAGGAGCACGGGTGAAACGAAAACGAAAACCATCAGAGAAAGGACTGGAATTACAAGCAGAGAAGGGGAAGAAACCCTCTAAACCTTCAGGTAGAttgtcaaaatttaaaactaagtCCATGGTTCATCAGGATAATAGCAATGGTACGTACGTTGATGACAATTCTGATGAATAG